The following DNA comes from Ricinus communis isolate WT05 ecotype wild-type chromosome 10, ASM1957865v1, whole genome shotgun sequence.
AGATGAGTTATTTGGGCGTTGGTGTTAGTCCTGGAAACGTTCCAGTTTATCATGGTAGCAATTTGAAGGTGATTGATAAAAGGGTGAGGCTTGCAGAGCTTGTTTTGAGGTGTTTGATTTGTGGGTTGGGTGTTCTTGCTGCTGTTCTTGTTGGGACTGATACCCAAGTCAAAGAAATATTCTCAATTCAAAAGAAAGCCAGATTCACTGACATGAAAGCTCTTGTGTAAGACTCtcactaaatttaaattgatttctCCAACTTCTTGATAATCATACTATACACGCACTGAACTTCTTACTAACTTAGTTGTTTTTTggtttataatatatttgagCAGTTTTTTAGTGATAGCAAACGGTATAGCTGCTGCCTATTCGTTGCTGCAAGGGGTGCGCTGTGTTGTTGGTATGGTCAGGGGAAGTGCCCTCTTCAGCAAGCCTTTAGCTTGGGCAATCTTCTCTGGAGATCAGGTATTTGATTGCTTCATCTTTCTCCCCACACTGTTTTTGGTTATTATTGCATTTGCATGCAAGTTCTAGGACCCTTACTCCTTCATAATTGTGCAACTGAACGACACTTATGGCTTTATGTTTAGAGTTAACTGTATCGTATAATGTATGTATTAATCTTGCCCTGGCTAGCTActttggggttgttctctaagtTGGGTGGACAGGTGGTAGGTGTTACCTTGACTGGTATCATTAATGTCCTAAACGTGTATAGTTCCCTGGGCTCCTCTATTCAATGTCAATTGATGCCACCAACTTCTAACTATTTATGTCATGAATATCTACATCAGCTTTGTCAAACCTTTTAATAGAATTGAACAGTAATACGTACAAT
Coding sequences within:
- the LOC8282856 gene encoding CASP-like protein 2B1, giving the protein MSYLGVGVSPGNVPVYHGSNLKVIDKRVRLAELVLRCLICGLGVLAAVLVGTDTQVKEIFSIQKKARFTDMKALVFLVIANGIAAAYSLLQGVRCVVGMVRGSALFSKPLAWAIFSGDQMMAYLTVAAVAAAAQSAVFAKLGQPELQWMKICNMYGKFCNQVGEGIASALLVSVSMVVLSCISAFSLFRLYGANKGKDCTRW